The Xylocopa sonorina isolate GNS202 chromosome 17, iyXylSono1_principal, whole genome shotgun sequence DNA segment AACAAATTTAAAAAGATTCCACATTGTGTTGCTAAAGGAATGAGAAACTTACAAATCCTTATGGTTTCGCAAAAtccgaatatggaattgaacaTTTATCCCAAAAGTACCAATTTAAAATCGTTCTACGCGGAAGGAAATTATATGTGCCCATCGTTTCCACTGTGGGTACTGAACGGCAAATACACAAAACTCGAAACCGTAGTACTGAACGACACGAGATTTAAAAAGTTCAATTTTCGGCAAAAACCGTGGACATCGTACATTAAGAAGCTGATGATGAAACAATCGAACCTTGGAGAGAAACAGGTTGAAAATATAATCAGTGGAATGATAATGCTGGAGCAGCTGGTAATTGGAAATGGAAAAGTTAACAACCAAAATTATCTCCCGCACATGCCGATCAAGAAGAAGATGAATCCATCCAGTCTTAAACAAATCGACATGCGCGATACAGGGCTCGTAATAATTCCTAACACGATTAACCGATACGTTAATCTGTCTGACATGAACTTAAGCTCGAACAATATCTTCGTTTTACCGGAAGAGATATGTTCTTTGAAAAATTTGAGCAGATTAATAATGGACCGCAACCGCGTTACAAATCTACCTGAGAAAATTGGCGATTTGATATCGTTGAAAGAATTGAAAATACGGCATAATAACTTGAATAAATTGCCTGGCAGCATGAAATCGTTGTGCAACTTGGAGTACCTCGACTTGTACGGTAACGAGTTCGAAACGGTACCGGAAATGATAGCGGACCTAACAAGTTTGAAAGGGCTGGATCTCGAACAAAACTACTTCTCGACTAAATGTTTATCGGTAAGGACACGAGAGGAGCATGATTTCGTGGCTGAAAGCGAGTCAAGTTTCGTCTAATAGTCAAACAGTCGACTTCGCGTATTTTCGAACGATTATCCGGGAACGATTGTATTAATGAATCAAATTAATAGCCTGCTAGGATTCCTAATTACGAAGATATGAGAGATGTATTGAGAAATTATTGGACGGTTCCCTCGTTTGGCTATGAATCCCTCTGCGGATGCAGATCGAAGCTATCGACCAACGAAGAATTATCATCGTCGACGTCGCCCAGCTGGTCTAAAAGTAATCCATCGGATGGAGGTGTTTACAGCACGATGTAAGTTGAAGCGAAATCAAAATTCCTCAAGACGTGAAACTTTCTAATAGCAAACGTTATTCTTGTACTTTTAGACCAGGTGGAACGTATAACGAATTAATGAACGAACGATGGGACACCTCAGATGATTCAGCCGAGGAATTTGATCCTCATGGTAAACAAATTCTATTATACATATAAGGACATCGAAAGCTAGTCTAACACAGATATTCATGGCATGGAAATCTATGTTTTCAGAGTGCAAAGAACCGAGAAAACAAATGTATCCTCCGTTTACGTTTTATAAGCCGTTTCAGCAAGAGTATTGCCCGGCAGATTCTCATCCACCTCGAGTTATGACGCGTATTACGGAAATGTTGAGAAATGGAACTCTAGTTTGGACAAAGGACTTTGAAGAAGGCCAGTTCGAAGACCCCTAAGTCTCTTATGGAAAAGCTACGTCAAGGTTCAATTGAAATTTATTAATTTGTCAAGTAGAGTCTTGAAAGGTACAAATATAATCATAGGTGTTAATCTAAGCGAATTAAATATACAATCAGGGATAATAGTTTTAAACTAATCAAGTACAAGGAATAGTATATATGCTTTCCAGTTAGTCCTATTATTTTAGTTATTTTCGACTCTAAATAAGGCTGATAGTAAAATGACTAAGAACCCAGAGAATTgggatatatatgtgtgtgtgtgtgatttTTTTATCTATCACAAAATTCATTTGGTTAGTTATAGGAAACTAAAATTAGTCAGTATTAAATAAACGATAACGTACGCATATTTGTTTAAACATAATAGCAATTACACTGCCATTTTTGTGCGTAATTTTGTTTACCTCGACAAACTATTTTGTTGCAAAGTATTTGTGATATTACCGTAATTAGATATAGTCGGAAGATTGTAGACTGATTTTTTGCTTACCTCTTGTCAATAGCATTTAGCCCTGTAATTCCAAAGCCAGGTTGCAAATGTTGTAGTCCACTTAACAATAACGACACAACTTAATGATTTTGTACAATTTTCACATGAAATAAAAGTTTATCACTCAACAAACTCACTGACCACCGACTAGACCGAAAACTATTCGAGACTGCGCGTGCCGCCATTCCAGACTCGAATGCGAATCGAGATTCGATAATCGAACGCGCGCCACGCTCCGTAGGCGCAAAAATTTGAAACTACTCTCAGAAACTACTGTGCCAACGCGTTTCTTGTACGCTGAGAAACGCATCCGAATGTTGTGCTTTTAAGTTGTACAATAAAAAATAATGTTAAAGTTGTCTAAAGGCAATGTCCAAGCGGTCGAATTGCAAGTtcaattaataatttatttacaCGTCTCATTGAAACATACGTTCGCATGTTTCTCTACTTTTCGCGGTTCATCTTTTTTCCATCTTTTATCTCCCTTCTTCCTTTTCACCTTCCATTTGTACAATGCCCTCTTCTCGTCTTCTTTTCTCTCGCGTAATGTTTTATCTACGTCTATGCAAAAGTAActtcgctaattaagtaagacaCTTAAATAAAGCGATGCGATACGTACCTGTATAATTCAAAGAACATCTACAACACGCGCACTGATCCTTCTCACGTTTCTTTACGATTACTTTCTCCAATGTTTTCCTTAATTCATGGAAAAAACTGCTATATTGCTAATAACCACGGTGCAAGATGCATCACGTtgtttcaaatgaaattaatcgCATAAATGATCGTGATGCATCTTGCTTAACTCGAAATTCTATCATACCAGAATGCTTCCTTTTTACGCACTTCCTATCCCGATTTTCCTGATCCTTCTCTTTCTTCTTATTCTGAAAACCCTTCTGCAGGAAATTAAACCGctgtttctttctttccttcttctttttcacTTTACGCACGCCACTCAACTGTTTGGTAGAATTGTCAGAACCAGTTCGATGGCTCGCCATGTGGTGTCTTTGATCAATTTTACTGCACATCGCACATTTTCCTGTGCAACCCCCTTCGACATCCGAGCAAGAACAAACAGCATCGTCCCATTCCAAACAATCGGTAAAGGTATCCTTGTCTTTCTTACTGTCGCTCCAATCGTGTCTACGGAAGAAAATAGAATCGTCTCTTTGAAATTTATTAGAAAAGATAAGACGAGGAGAATCGCGTTAAAGTGAGCGAAATACTGATATTACACTTTTCTCTCTACGATAATTACTTGAATCGCGTACCACGTGCCTTCGAACGATATCGCTTGTAAAAGTAGACGACGACAAGGCACACGACAATGAAGAACAGAATGAACAAAATCGAACAGCAGATCGATCGTTGTCGAATGGAATTCGTCTTCTTCGGATGGcgattctctttctttttcaatTTATGATGATTCTTACGACTGGAATATACGAAACCGATCAATTCAATTAATACAGAGATTCGTATGCGTGTGATTTCTTAAGAAAATTCTTACGATGCACCGTGTGCAGTCGCTGCTGCAGCAACAATTGCTTTTTCAGCTTTAGAACCTTCGCGATGAAGacttttcctcttcttcttcttcttcttcttcttggtcTTCTTCTTGTCGTTAGTGCGTGAATGTTTATCCCTATTCGAGGTATGCCTCCTCGACACTATGTGTCCTGGAAATTCTAACGTGTCGGCTATATTGTAATCCTCCGTTTCAACGGATCTAATCGATCTGCGATTTTCTCGCACGTACTTTGCTAGATCAGGTCGTCCCAACCATCTCAACGTCATTTCCATCGTTCCTCTACCGTTCGCAATCGCGTCTGCTGTTATCGAAAGTTTATTTTGTTATTAAAACCCGTCTAACCCATCGATTTAGTTGTCTCGATTAATATCAGACACTGATTTCTACTTGGAGAGTCGTTGTTCCACTCTTCAAGATCGACGAGACACTCCTTCGACGCGGGTGACATTAAATTTCCTGCCAGCACCTCGTGCTTCCTCGCTTTACGTTCCGCTCTCGGAGGAGTTACTTCGTATATGGCTTGCACGAGCTTTAAACATTCCAGAGAGTTTAATTTCTGCGACAGATGCACGAGCTCGTTCTCCTCTAACCATCCGACACATTGTACCGAACATTTCTCCTTCGAACGTAAAGAAACTTCGTTTTTACCATCCGATTACTGATTTCTCTCGCGAGTCGCTCACCTTGTTCTCCGCAAAAAGCGCAATCAAAATGTAAATCGAGCATACAAATCTCATGCTAAAACGAGCACGTGTAAAATTCACTGTCGAATCGGTAAATCACAGTTTTTCGTCAGACATGGAGATATATCATTGACAGATTCATAACCGGCAGTCGTTTTAATCTTATCGTCCAGAACCAGCTACGATATCTTGTCTATTCCAAATATAACATCACCTCGAAGTCTGATCTCTCTTTCCACGAGCCATCTAACGTTAAATGATACGTTCGCGCGATGTATACACTGAAAACGCGAAGTTGGATGTAATCAATATCGAGAAAGATAGTCTGTCCCATCTGCGTCCTCGTTCGCGTATACCAAACGAATTAAACTCGATTCTGTCTAATTTTGTTCGGCAAATGGATTTGTCGATCAGATCGAACGACTCGTTGaatgaaatttcatttttacaCGCGTTCAGATATAGGTATCGCTTCGTTTCTTACGCTCTGACATCTTCCGTCAGCTTAACCAATAAATTGGATATTTTCTAGACTGCTGCGATGATTTGACCGGTTGTGGCTACTTTAAAATCGGTGTAATTCGTTCCAGGATTTTAATGGAGTGATCTACATTAAAAGCTACCGAGACATGTAACCTTGTGCAGGCATTGACACACTCGATGAACTTGAGAAACGTATTAAAAAATGCACCTCTTCTATTCCTGCTCTATCTTAACCCTTCCTTTCTCGAGGTACGTTTCGCTTCGCGTAAATCGGTGAAATTTATAGCTAATTAAACATTCCAACTTCCAAAGATCGTGACAGAGGTGGGCGAGCCAGAACTCCAGCTGTTGGCATCGAACTTGAAGCCTGAGGAGTGCGTGAAACTTGTGTCTTTAGATTCTCATAGTGAGCCGATCGTACTCGTTACTTAACGTTACCCTGAATAAATCGTGTAgacgtaaaaaaaaagaagtacacCGTCGCAATTTGTAGTCGCTCCGCTGTCGGAAGCAGAGATACGAAAGTTGGCTCGAGAGCAAAGCTGTTTCCGGAGACTCGTGAAATGGATCTGCCAATTAAGAACGGTCACGAGGAACACGTATCCGATTCTGAACGATTTCCTCGAGCGTATCGGGAGAAGTGACTTGGTCGCGTGTTTGGCTGAGCTTAGTATGAAATCCTCGAAGCCGCCAAAAGTGATACGCGACGTCCAAGCGGCTGATGATTCGGAGTGAGTTGCTCGTCGAAATttaattcgaactctactgaatCCAGTCGAATCATGTGATTCTGAACCTTCTTACGACTTCACGATTCCTTAGAGACTACGAAGGCGTCACAACAGCGGTACCGACCCAAACGAAAGGGAAAGATTCTCAGCCAGAACATAAAACAACCGACAGCCAGTTCCCAAGTGAAGCAATCGAGAAGATCAGCGGTAATGAATGTCACGTCACAGTCACGATAATTCCCCCTTAATCGAACGCATGCTACCCAAATCTATTGTGATCGTTCGCAGGACATACTACCTTCAAAGTATCACTGAGAACCGCAGGAATCGTTCTTGCCTCGACCATACTTTTAACCTGTTGCTGTACTTTGTTCATAAGGAACAGACTGTTCAATCTGTTCAACAAGATACgagggaagaagaaaaaagggtAATTGAACTGTCGCGATTGCCATTTGCAAATTAATCGGACGACGAGGGTAATTGTTCGATTCGTTGGTGACAATAGTAAATTCATACCAATCGAAGACGACGTGGATATAGCCAGAAGCTATCTCGTTCGAAAGCCACGGGTAAAACGGAAAAGGGCGCCGTCGTACGAATTAGTGCACACAGCTACGCAAAATAACACGGTGGCTGCGCCGAGGGAACCGGAAGAACCGCAGCCAACGGCTTGCTACAAGTGTTACAGGAAGAAACGGAAGAAAAGCACGAAGAGGCCCCACAGATGAGACCTGTAATTAAACGTAGTAGTTAAGAACGAACTGTATAAAGCTCTCATTAAACGTTTCTCTACTCAACGGATTTTCACTGACCAACGAAAAGAAATGCAATCGACGTTTATCGATTGCATGGATACGCCGCTTAAAGATCGTCCCTGAATATCGCCAAAGTTCATTTCGCTgacaaaacaaaaagaaaaagcgAGGAGTCTCTGCGTTTGATTTCGAAACGATGGAGCTGTCAAGGCGCGAATGGTCCACGTGTCTAACCCTCGTCGTTATTCTATCGCGATACGAGGTCCTCGGCACGATCGATGTTAATTTCAACGAATTGGAATATTTGGCAGCGCGTCTCAATCCTTTCGAGTGTCGACGGCTGATTGCAGCGCTTCATTACACAAGCTACGAGCTACCAAAAAGCTTGGCAGGTGCTGGTAAATAGACTAACCCCGTAAAAAGGCACTGAGAATTAAACTAAACCATTTTCGAGTTACTATACGAGCTTCAGAGACCACTAATTCACCCTCGAATCATTGAAAGACGATGCACGCGTTTGGGAGTCCTGGCTGGACCCTGTACTCGGGTACCTCGGGGTCGTAAAGCCCGTACCGTGGTCTTAAAGCAAGACCACGGCCCCTGAGGGATACGTTTAACCATTTCATCGCGTTGTATCGCTCAATAAATTGATTACAACATGTATCAGAATTATTACGCGTTTATTACATCAAGATAACTGTCGATTCCAAAGATACTGTACATTAAAAGTGTTAAGTACGTCTTCTCCGCTAATCCAACGCTTAAGGCGCCTCTCATTGCTTCTCTTTTATTAACGCCTGTACTTCATTTGTAGCTTGATCGTTTGACAGTATTGTTCGCCGATTAGTCGACTGTTTATCGAATATCTTTGAAAAATCTGACTGCACTCTAGGGAGAGATAACTCTCGAAAACTCTCGACACTTTTACCTCCAATGCACATCTTTCAGTGACACTGAAATCGCAATAGTAACGCCATAAATGTTTATCTAGAATAATGAACTATCTAATGTTTGATCTTGCGAGCAAGAACGCAACGTGGACGACGATATTCCTTGCATACGACACCTTTTGCACTGGAACAGTTCTCCGGATGAAGGCAAGGGCAATACCCACGAGGTTTTGACTCACAGACTGCGGCAGATAAATCGAAACGATCTGGCAGATTGGCTGGGCAAGTCCGCGTTCAGGCAATTGGGAAAAGATCTAGACAGGGCGATGGTGAAGGCGTTCGACGAGCTTGGCAAGGAGGAAACGGAATTACCGTAAGTCAGCCGCTGTTCTACTTAAAACCGTGGAGAACCAAAGACGTTCGATTTAGCGTCCAGCTAAACTGCTTAGCATTTTTTTGCTTCTTCAAATTTCACAGTCATCCGATAACTCTCGAGCCTGCACGATACGACGAGGAGGATCCCTGGCTGCAAGTCGACGTCGTTCTCATGGCGACTTTACTGGGACTGATAGGAACTTTGTTCACATTGATATGCGTGACCGTGTTGCACAGGATCAGGCAACACTTTCGTAAATCGAAATACAAGTACGATCATTATTCGATTAGTTATTATCGATTCCACGATCAACTTTTTCTGGCTTGAACCGCAGAAAGCTAAAACAGGAATGCGAGGACGAGAAGCGAGAAATCGAGGAGAGAAAAATGAGAGAGGAACGCATTTATGAAAGCAGCAGCGAAACGACTGGTCACGTACATGTAGACAGCGATACGGATACGGATATAAATTAAAAAGCAATGTTTATTGCTATGTTCCACAGTCGTCTTTGCTTCGATGGAAAAACCTGAAACAAAAACAATATTAGTACACGTATATTACACATCTATTGCCTTCCAGACTTCGTTTCTGCATCTTTCCTTCtctctgcttctctctctctctctctcatcttaattacagacTTTTaaagtactgctgattaaataaagaaattccttaatttttaTTGAATAGGAAGAGTCAGACACATCATACCtcgcgctttagaggtaagaaagagaaagatatataggaAAACTGTAGgagagagtgagacagatgttacctacTCTACTCCAGGACTCCTAGCGacatctctgcggaaagtactgaaactgATTACCGACCTGGTTTTAGAACtcttccaagagatggcgccagtagttttcagtagtttacttcgctgtcggtaccgctgagcgaccagtttgagcactttttacagagatggcgccaggggttccagtGCAGGGTCGGTATCAACTGTCTCACTCTCTCCTattgctttcttatatatctttctctctctctcacctctaaagcgggaaatatacaagaatttacaataaaactagtaaaatatacaataaattgcaatgaaactaAGGAAATACACagtaaattgcaataaaactaataaaatgtctaataaattaaaataaatctgCTGAAATATACAATGAATTACGATAGAAATAGTTATAATGTGTTTCTTTCATCTATCGATGCAATTGAATAGCCAAAGacatatttatataaaaaatataacggTTCCCCTAAAAATAATGAATACCGATACAAAATTagtatacagggtgattcactaccCGTGTGACAAATGTTTACAGCTGATACTGCACTGAATACACACCGATTTATCACTGAAAGGAACTCGAAAAATGAATAAAGTGTCGGTCTCAAGTGGTTGATATTAAATGATCTGTATCAATTAATATTCGATATTAATATCAAATTATTTCATCTAGGAATTGCACTGCTCGGTGTACAAATTGAGCGATTCGATCGTAGATAATCGTTTGATTTCAATGTCGGCGACTAATCTAACTGTTAATAGGAAGTCAATCTCGACGGCTTATCATAATTTAAACAATTGACACTGCTAAACTCCTTGGAGAACAGTAGCGAGAGATAAAAATATGCCATGAACAAATTTGTTGCAATCCCATGACTGGTAAATCAAAATATGACCGATTGAAGTGCTACTTGCTGATGCGCTAATTATTATATAGATATGGGTATTGGTAATCTTATCGATACGTATAGTTTATCAAGAATCTTGTCAATTTTGTGTAATACTAAACATTGCTATAAAGGTTGCACAATTAATCTACTCGGACGTCTATATAGATAATTATCATGTGTCTGGAAGAAATATTTTCATAATGTATTATAAAAGCTGAAACAAGACCAAAGTACACGTTTAACAGTTTCAGTAACGCACAGGATGGATTTGGAACAGCAAGTCATTTCAACTTTCAACTAATGATTATTGAAATATTACGTGTTGCATTAATTTTGTAACGTGAGCGCAGTTCGATAAATTGTTCGCAAATAAAGAAAGTGTACAGCAAGATGCCTCTCCGATGATTTACTGAAGTTTACAGACGCCTTAGAGAAAAGACGCGCGTAGATATGCAATAATAAGGAACTCTGGAAATAGCTCTAATTATCAGAGAAAATTGCCGTGTAGTAATAGATTAATCAAAGCAATTCATGTAGAAGGCAATAAAGAATAATTCCTGCGTCACTAAAGGACTTTCACTTGTATTATTTAATTCGGTTGGATAATTTACACCCAGGAGAGACTGGAGAGTCGGCAAATAGAACTTCAGAGTACGTTTAAGATAAAAGCAGATTATTACTTTGAAAAGGTGTGCGTAACATCTAGAATTCGAGTAATAGCTATGATAATGTCGCGAGATAGTACGCGCTGCCACATCGAACAATATCATTGAGGTTTAAAAAAGGAAGGCTGATAATTTTATTTTCACAATCAACTTATCTAAGAATTATATCTACAGATAAAAGCAGATTATTACTTTAAAAAGGTGTGCGTAACATCTAGAGTACGACTAATAGCTATGATAATGTCGCGAGATAGTACGCGCTGCCACATCGAACAATATCATTgaggtttaaaaaaaaaaagactgaTAATTTTATTTTCACTACCTGTTGTGCGTTGCTCAAAACGATACGTCGAGCGAGGTGAGACAGAAAACTGCCGCTGTCGTTCTAAAAAAGTGTTCTTATCGAGTAACAGTTTATAAAATGAATCGAATCGTGGCTTCCAGTGCTAACTGTCTTGCGCGCTTTCGATCGTGCACGTATACCCTCGAGTGTAATTGCCAAATACTATTCCTGGACGTGAGTAACTATTTTCAACACGAACGTTTTAACGCCATATAATACTGTAACACAAGAAcgtggacgaatgattactggTTCGAAATAAGTTCTATTCCTCCCGAACGGAGGGTGAACCGAAGGTAACCGTGCTTCAGGATAAATTGAACGTTTTCCGCTGGATCGACGGCAAAAGATTGCGGTAGCCAGTCCGACACAGTTTGCTCCGGAAATGTTTAAATAATCAGTGATGGAAATAACAAGAAGACGCATTCCAACATCGCGTCCGCGCTCTTGTGGTACAGACTGCAGCCCCACGtgtcgtttcaatgtttctgtTAAAGTAGAACGTCCGTGAAGACACATCTCTCGAACAGAACTTGTTCGATTGCAAAAAGCCACCGCATGGACCAGTTTAACGTTTCTCGTGTCTCCGTCGGTGATGTTTCGTTCGACCGTCCTGTAATTCGCTCTACTTGCCTCGAATTTGAAAGTGCTCGACTATTGAATCCTGCTCGAATGCATGAAACTCTGGCACAGTTTCTAGCGTTTCTCCTTCGTCTTCCACGAGCTGCGACGCTCGCGTATGAATAGTCTTCTATAGAAATCTAGATGACACTTGACCCCTCTACTTATTCCGGaattcagtactttcgatcgcGAATAATACGCGCCTCGTGCTGGTGTCATCCTCGTCTCGAGTATTATCGCAGGATCGCTTATTTAATTACCGTTCTCGAGCACCGCATTCTCGATTACCTTTCAATCGAATCGAAGTTCCATCGTAAATCTATAAAACAGAAGACCAAGGAACGACGAAAAATGGATATAAAAATTTATTCGCATCTCCATCTGATAAACGAACATATAATTTTAATCGATATATGCATTAAAACTTTTAATGTATGGCACATACAGAGTCAGAAGAACGTCGCGTCAAATTAACTGAATAATTTAGCCAATAATAATCCAAAAACGACAAATTTAGTATAGATTCTAGAAGCAATCCTTTCGATGTGAAATCAAACTTTGCATTCACGAACGTTCGACGCGCCATTGATTTAAAAACATATTGATTCACGGTTATTAGCATAGGATTATTGCTAGTATCAACAACGATTAGATCATATGTATGAATATAGACGTAGTACGATCTTCAATATTTATCCAGTACGGTAAGTGTTATTCTTGTACTAATACACTTAAGTCGTAATACACTTTGTTGATACTTCTAATAATCTTGTATAGACAACCTTCCACTAATGTACTTACTACGATCTCGATACCTCTGTGTGCGTCCATTCAATGTCTTATCTGCGAAGAAATTTGCAAGTGCAAAAATTTGCGTTTTACATCGAAAGGATTGCCTATACTAATCGGACATTTTTTATTCTCTTAACCAGTGTTTCAAGGCCTTAAAAAATA contains these protein-coding regions:
- the LOC143431180 gene encoding uncharacterized protein LOC143431180, giving the protein MRFVCSIYILIALFAENKEKCSVQCVGWLEENELVHLSQKLNSLECLKLVQAIYEVTPPRAERKARKHEVLAGNLMSPASKECLVDLEEWNNDSPTDAIANGRGTMEMTLRWLGRPDLAKYVRENRRSIRSVETEDYNIADTLEFPGHIVSRRHTSNRDKHSRTNDKKKTKKKKKKKKRKSLHREEITRIRISVLIELIGFVYSSRKNHHKLKKKENRHPKKTNSIRQRSICCSILFILFFIVVCLVVVYFYKRYRSKARGTRFKHDWSDSKKDKDTFTDCLEWDDAVCSCSDVEGGCTGKCAMCSKIDQRHHMASHRTGSDNSTKQLSGVRKVKKKKERKKQRFNFLQKGFQNKKKEKDQENRDRKKTLEKVIVKKREKDQCACCRCSLNYTDKTLRERKEDEKRALYKWKVKRKKGDKRWKKDEPRKVEKHANVCFNETCK
- the LOC143431202 gene encoding uncharacterized protein LOC143431202, which produces MTEEYDLENLSNEFESLKVVTCRTEQNDLNKISTEEIDNQTEQITGNQIIEELNVVDNKLNHVSNISVGYLTHLVDLNLYKCNLRQLPNSLNMLKTLNCLNLDNNNFYILPSVICELTNLKKLWASNSRIEKVPNNLGDLSNLEILSLSRNQLTDLPISCAKLNRLEVCCLSVNKFKKIPHCVAKGMRNLQILMVSQNPNMELNIYPKSTNLKSFYAEGNYMCPSFPLWVLNGKYTKLETVVLNDTRFKKFNFRQKPWTSYIKKLMMKQSNLGEKQVENIISGMIMLEQLVIGNGKVNNQNYLPHMPIKKKMNPSSLKQIDMRDTGLVIIPNTINRYVNLSDMNLSSNNIFVLPEEICSLKNLSRLIMDRNRVTNLPEKIGDLISLKELKIRHNNLNKLPGSMKSLCNLEYLDLYGNEFETVPEMIADLTSLKGLDLEQNYFSTKCLSPARIPNYEDMRDVLRNYWTVPSFGYESLCGCRSKLSTNEELSSSTSPSWSKSNPSDGGVYSTIPGGTYNELMNERWDTSDDSAEEFDPHECKEPRKQMYPPFTFYKPFQQEYCPADSHPPRVMTRITEMLRNGTLVWTKDFEEGQFEDP
- the LOC143431182 gene encoding uncharacterized protein LOC143431182, yielding MELSRREWSTCLTLVVILSRYEVLGTIDVNFNELEYLAARLNPFECRRLIAALHYTSYELPKSLAGAERNVDDDIPCIRHLLHWNSSPDEGKGNTHEVLTHRLRQINRNDLADWLGKSAFRQLGKDLDRAMVKAFDELGKEETELPHPITLEPARYDEEDPWLQVDVVLMATLLGLIGTLFTLICVTVLHRIRQHFRKSKYKYDHYSISYYRFHDQLFLA
- the LOC143431181 gene encoding uncharacterized protein LOC143431181, whose amino-acid sequence is MKSSKPPKVIRDVQAADDSEDYEGVTTAVPTQTKGKDSQPEHKTTDSQFPSEAIEKISGHTTFKVSLRTAGIVLASTILLTCCCTLFIRNRLFNLFNKIRGKKKKGKFIPIEDDVDIARSYLVRKPRVKRKRAPSYELVHTATQNNTVAAPREPEEPQPTACYKCYRKKRKKSTKRPHR